In Plectropomus leopardus isolate mb chromosome 20, YSFRI_Pleo_2.0, whole genome shotgun sequence, one DNA window encodes the following:
- the sema4d gene encoding semaphorin-4D isoform X1 — MGFGVLGVFLGLLLEVSTQGPHAVPRTSWRHQDLDLMEFSEPDIFNYSTLLLSEKRDALYVGAREAIFELSKKNVTVKNNKVQWTVAENPMVMCTQKGKSKERDCLNYIRVLQVVDDERLYVCGTHAFQPQCDYLNLADFSLTGRPEDGRGKCSFDPSQSFTTVMVDGALYSGTAYNFLGSEPIISRYSPSQSLLRTEYSTSWLNEPSFVFADVISEGRNRADGEDDKIYYFFTEVSVEYEFFGKLLIPRVARVCKGDLGGQRTLQKKWTSFLKAKLVCSMPELNFVFNVVHDVFILKGADWRDTVIYGVFTSQWGNVGLSAVCAYNMTAVEEVFSKGKYMQKATVEQSHTKWVRYNGMTPSPRPGACINNLMRQQNISSSLHLPDKTLQFVKDHPLLEDPVLPIGNGPRLITKDVNYTQIVVERVRALDRNIYDVIFTGTDKGVLHKSVVYEGEVHIVEEVQLLKKSESIKNLLLSSETRSLYAGSDSGVVQSPTAFCGRYLSCADCILARDPYCAWDPHTAACVNIFDAPSQRLRKLIQNLNGDADKCPSASGLSLKDYQRVTVKPGSSAELPCLVHSNLAQVMWKYNGSALTEASRFHLIGENALLIYSVAPEDQGHYECWSVEWAPAAGKNFSRLLAGYILTLDLPPRAPQQAGHHATTTLGSQETSSTHAAEGNGKTDRALLTSALAPPSFTATVQFTSPPQTDSSLTPPPSSTIKFQPKQRLTPSSNAPRPASRDPAAEYLQHNNSTALLSLFLLFFLLFLAALAYNCYMQYLPAPCLRLRAALLGSHKSTHQPEYLACEAGLMEASATDKINMTEQPTQNGSQTTQNLRALRDTGYETEPECGNGGIPSHTFGGDSPSQEKPFDVDCESQPIQFADADEPYC; from the exons ATGGGATTTGGCGTGCTGGGAGTGTTTCTGGGGCTGCTCCTAGAGGTCTCCACCCAGGGACCCCACGCTGTGCCCCGAACCTCCTGGAGACACCAAG ACTTGGACCTGATGGAGTTTTCGGAACCTGACATCTTCAATTACTCCACGTTGTTGCTGAGTGAGAAAAGAGATGCGCTGTATGTGGGAGCCAGAGAAGCCATCTTTGAGCTCAGCAAGAAGAATGTGACAGTCAAAAACAATAAG gTTCAGTGGACAGTTGCAGAAAATCCCATGGTGATGTGCACGCAAAAAGGCAAATCAAAAGAG AGGGATTGTCTTAACTACATTCGAGTGCTCCAAGTCGTAGACGATGAGCGGCTGTATGTCTGCGGCACGCACGCCTTTCAACCTCAGTGTGACTACTTG AACCTCGCTGACTTCTCGTTGACCGGTCGACCTGAAGACGGGCGGGGGAAGTGCTCCTTTGACCCCTCACAAAGCTTTACTACTGTCATGGTTG ATGGAGCACTTTACTCAGGGACAGCTTATAACTTCTTAGGCAGTGAACCCATTATTTCCAGATACTCTCCCTCCCAGTCCCTGCTGCGGACAGAGTACTCCACATCGTGGCTCAATG AGCCCAGTTTTGTTTTCGCCGACGTGATCAGTGAAGGGAGAAACAGAGCGGATGGCGAGGACGATAAAATCTACTACTTCTTCACCGAGGTGTCAGTGGAGTATGAATTCTTTGGCAAGCTGCTCATCCCCAGGGTGGCGCGCGTCTGTAAG GGTGATCTCGGCGGGCAGCGCACTCTGCAGAAGAAATGGACGTCCTTCCTAAAAGCCAAACTGGTGTGCTCCATGCCTGAGCTCAACTTTGTTTTCAATGTAGTTCATGATGTCTTCATCCTGAAGGGGGCGGACTGGAGGGACACAGTCATCTACGGGGTCTTCACCTCCCAGTG GGGTAACGTGGGCTTGTCAGCAGTGTGCGCTTACAACATGACAGCTGTAGAAGAGGTCTTCTCCAAGGGCAAGTACATGCAGAAGGCCACAGTGGAGCAGTCACACACCAAGTGGGTCCGATACAACGGCATGACTCCTTCTCCACGTCCTGGAGCA TGTATCAACAACCTGATGCGACAGCAGAACATCAGCAGCTCCCTCCACCTGCCAGACAAGACCCTCCAGTTTGTTAAGGACCACCCCCTGCTGGAGGACCCCGTCCTGCCCATCGGCAACGGGCCTCGCCTCATCACCAAAGATGTCAACTACACTCAGATCGTTGTGGAGCGGGTCCGTGCGCTCGATAGGAACATTTATGATGTCATCTTCACTGGAACAG ATAAGGGAGTCCTGCACAAGTCAGTGGTGTATGAAGGAGAAGTGCATATTGTGGAGGAGGTCCAGCTCCTGAAGAAGTCTGAGTCCATCAAGAACCTGCTGCTGTCATCTGAG ACACGCTCCCTGTATGCTGGTTCAGACTCGGGCGTAGTTCAGTCTCCCACCGCCTTCTGTGGCCGGTATCTGTCCTGCGCTGACTGCATCCTGGCGAGAGACCCGTACTGTGCCTGGGACCCTCACACTGCTGCCTGTGTCAATATCTTTGATGCTCCCAGCCAACGTCTTAG gaaGCTAATCCAGAACCTGAATGGCGACGCAGACAAGTGTCCTTCAG CATCAGGTCTGTCTCTGAAGGACTATCAGCGTGTGACAGTGAAACCAGGGAGCTCTGCTGAGCTGCCGTGCCTGGTACACTCCAACCTAGCCCAGGTGATGTGGAAATACAATGGCTCCGCTCTCACTGAGGCCTCCCGCTTCCACCTCATAGGCGAAAACGCCCTCCTTATTTACAGCGTGGCTCCAGAGGATCAAGGTCACTATGAGTGCTGGTCCGTGGAATGGGCTCCCGCTGCGGGGAAGAACTTCAGCCGCCTCCTGGCTGGATACATCCTGACTCTGGATCTGCCGCCCAGAGCCCCTCAGCAGGCGGGCCACCACGCGACCACCACCCTCGGCAGCCAGGAGACATCTAGCACACACGCAGCTGAAGGTAATGGTAAGACAGACAGAGCCCTACTAACTTCGGCCCTCGCCCCTCCCAGCTTCACAGCCACAGTCCAATTCACCTCCCCACCCCAAACTGACTCATCACTAACCCCGCCGCCCAGCAGCACAATCAAGTTCCAACCAAAGCAGCGCCTCACCCCGAGCTCCAACGCCCCCCGCCCAGCCAGCCGGGACCCAGCGGCCGAGTACCTGCAGCACAACAACAGCACcgccctcctctccctcttcctcctgtttttcctcctcttcctggcCGCGCTGGCGTACAACTGCTACATGCAGTACCTTCCCGCTCCCTGCCTGCGGCTGCGAGCCGCTCTGTTGGGCAGTCACAAGAGCACCCATCAGCCCGAGTATCTGGCTTGTGAAGCAGGTCTAATGGAAGCATCTGCAACTGATAAAATTAACATGACGGAGCAACCGACGCAGAACGGAAGCCAAACCACTCAAAACCTGCGGGCACTCCGCGACACAGGGTACGAGACTGAGCCGGAGTGTGGCAACGGTGGGATCCCGTCTCACACTTTTGGAGGCGACAGCCCGTCCCAGGAGAAACCTTTTGATGTGGACTGTGAATCTCAGCCCATTCAGTTTGCAGATGCAGATGAGCCTTACTGCTAG